Genomic DNA from Desulfonema ishimotonii:
AAACGCGCGTTACCGCCGGGTCCGGTATCCCGATGCCCCCACGGAGGCGCTTCGGAACTATCGGCTGGGCCATGCGGTGGCGGCCTCTGCCAGTGTGCCGGGACTCTTTGAGCCGCTGCCTCTGGAAGGGCTTTACCCGGACAGTGTGGTCCGGCTGGTTGACGGCGGCGTTCACGACAACCAGGGCGTGGCCGGGCTTATGGACGAAAAATGTACCATTATCGTTTGCAGCGACGCCTCCGGCCAGATGCATGATCAGAATCAGCCGCCTGATACCCTGTTGTCCGTGCTGGCCCGTTCCGGCTCTGTCACTATGGACCGGGTGCGGGAGGAACAGTATCAGGAACTGGTGGCGCGGTTGGACGATCGGTTGCAGGGCCTGCTGTTTGTTCATATGAAAAAAGATTTTCCGGTTCCCGTCCGAAACTGGGTCGGATGTCCGGCCACTGCCGCGGGACCGGATAATCCCCTGCCTTACGGCATCGCCCTCGGGGTCCAGAAGAAAATCGCGGAGATTCGGACCGATCTTGACGCCTTCAGTGATGTCGAGGCATATGCCCTGATGGCCAGCGGATATCTCATGGCGGAGCAGGAGGCCGGGGCCGTACTGAAGCGGTGCGCGGACACGGGGGATGTGGAAAAGTGGGACGGTTATGCGCTGGATGCCGCCCGGTCTTCGGCGGATGCGGGCAACCCGGTGTGGCCGTTCCTGGAACTTGCGCCTGTGATGAAACCATCACCGGATTCCCAGTCGCAACAGGCGGATCTGGAGGAACAACTGCGGGTGGGCGCGTCGATGGCGTTTCGGATCTGGCAGCTCAGCAAATGTCTCCGATACGGCAGCCTGATTCTTGCGGCAGTCGCCCTGGCCGGTATCTTCAGACTGATACAGGCATACTGGTGTGCCGGGCTGTCTGTGACCGTCGGCGGCGTGGTTCTCTCGGCACTGGTGGTTATTTTGCCCTTCATCGTGCCGGCAGCCGGGCGGTGGTTTAAGCGCCTGTTTATCACCAAATCCGCCCGGAATGTCGCCAGGGATATCCTGATTGCCTTTGTCGGCTTTTTCATCGCCCGGATTCATCTGAGCCTGTCTGACCCGATGTTTCTGAAGCATGGCAGCCTGAGCCGCCTGATGAAGAAGAGGTAAGCCTGATTCCAGCCTTCAGGATTCCGGGAAAAGCCGGAGTGCATGAGCGTCGCTTATGCACCCCGGCTTTTTTTGTCTGTCTGTTTAATTTCTGACGGCGCACTATCCTGCCA
This window encodes:
- a CDS encoding patatin-like phospholipase family protein, whose product is MSSGLEKDLRQELEALRDEMKGLIDVLKGKSKFGKARKLAAKMRSVSPDDPWLTAQLALCTYCDKALLPDRRISEAMEILGDRDISALPVSDADKRGLFRARAEAALSDGAYSEAAEWLARLTDHGPSDGERDAIAHRLFALAGSLTDPDAKKQVLRIFHTLMAEDAGAALAGFQNKVGLGLSGGGFRASLYHLGVLARLAETDVLRRVEVISTVSGGSIVGAMYYLEVRHLLMTKPDAEITREDYIEIVRRVQENFLAGIQSNLRIRAFSDFRENLKMIFSEGYSRSHRIGALYETLLFEKVKDDHPAGKPRHMADLLISPKDGVPDFKPRSSNWRRRAKVPVLLLNTTSLNTGHNWRFTGTYMGEPPGLLAEKEVDKNARYRRVRYPDAPTEALRNYRLGHAVAASASVPGLFEPLPLEGLYPDSVVRLVDGGVHDNQGVAGLMDEKCTIIVCSDASGQMHDQNQPPDTLLSVLARSGSVTMDRVREEQYQELVARLDDRLQGLLFVHMKKDFPVPVRNWVGCPATAAGPDNPLPYGIALGVQKKIAEIRTDLDAFSDVEAYALMASGYLMAEQEAGAVLKRCADTGDVEKWDGYALDAARSSADAGNPVWPFLELAPVMKPSPDSQSQQADLEEQLRVGASMAFRIWQLSKCLRYGSLILAAVALAGIFRLIQAYWCAGLSVTVGGVVLSALVVILPFIVPAAGRWFKRLFITKSARNVARDILIAFVGFFIARIHLSLSDPMFLKHGSLSRLMKKR